The genomic DNA CGGATGGTCCACGAGCACTTCGTCCGACAGGTTCGGATAGCGGGCCAAGTCAGCAAGCAGCGGATTGCGAAACTCAAAACAAAAGAAGACGCAGAGCGTCACGTCAAGGAAACTCAGGAAAGAATTCGTGAATCCTTTGGCCCAGAACCGGAACGAACCCCGCTCAACCCACGAATCACAGGTACCGTCGAACGAGACGGCTATCGTATCGAGAACATTATCTTCGAGAGCCGCCCCGGATTTCCTGTGACGGCAAACATCTATGTTCCCACAAACAAATCGGGACCGTTTCCGGGAGTTGTAGGGACATGCGGGCATTCCTCGAACGGAAAGGCTGCCGGGTCGTATCAATCATTCGCCCAGGGACTCGCGAAACTCGGATACATTTGCCTGATTTACGATCCGATCGGACAAGGGGAACGACTCCAGTATCCGAACGAGAAATTGAAATCGAAAATCGGAGTTGGAGTTCAAGAACACCTCCACGCAGGCAACCAGCAATTTCTTGTCGGCGAATTCCTCGGCTCATGGCGAGCCTGGGACGGAATTCGTGCTCTTGATTACCTGCTGACGCGTGACGATATCGACAAGACTCAAGTCGGTGTGACAGGGAATTCCGGCGGAGGAACCATGACGACATGGTTGTCCGGCGTGGAAGATCGCTGGTCGATGACAGCCCCGAGTTGTTTCGTAACCACTTTCCTACGAAATATGGAGAACGAACTCCCTGCAGATACCGAACAGTGCCCGCCGAAGGCACTCGCTCTCGGACTAGACCATTGTGATTTCATCGCAGCAATGGCTCCCAAACCGGCCATTATCCTGGCCAAGGAGCAAGACTTCTTCGATGTTCGTGGATCTGAGGAAGCCTACTCGCGTTTGAAGCACCTCTACAAATTATTGGGAGCCGAAGACAATCTTGCTCTGTTCTACGGTCCCACGCCACATGGGTACTCGCAAGAAAACCGGGAGGCGATGTACAGCTGGTTCAACCGCGCGACCGGAATGACTCCCGATCAACCAGGCGACAAGGCGAAGTTTGATGGCGTGTTGCGAACCGCTGCCGATTTGGCCTTCACAGCGGAACCGGAGATCACGCTCGAAAAAGACGAAACTCTCTGGTGTACACCGAAGGGACAGGTTTCCACTCTCGAAGGGACACGTACCATCTTCGACTTCACGCGTGACACCTCTCAGGAGCTAGCAGCGAAGCGAAAATCTCATTCGGGCGATGCTCTAAAAGTGGCGGTCCGAGATGTCTTGAAGTTGCCGAAGCAACCCAAAAGCACGCCTGACTTCCAAATTTACCGAGCAATCGGCTCACGCGGATACCCAAAGAAATCCGCAACGGCATACGCTGTGAATACCGAGCCCGGCATTCAGGCCATCGTCTACCGCTTGCTGGACCAACGGCTTTCCTCGCGACCGCCACAAGGTGGCAAACGAGCAACGCTGTATGTCTCCCACCTCTCCAGCGACGCTGAACTTCGTAATGAAGAGTTGATCCAGGAAATGATCAAAGCGGAACCAGATGTCCCGTTCTTCACCTGTGACGTTCGCGGAATCGGTGAGTCGATGCCGGACACCTGCAGCCCGAATTCATTCCACAGCAGTTATGGGAACGACTACTTCTACTCCATTCACAGCATCATGCTGGATCGTCCGTATGTCGGCCAGAAAACGCTCGATGTTTTGCGGGTTCTTGACTGGATGAAAAGTTTCGGTCACACAGAAGTCCACATTGTCGGTAACGGCTGGGGTGGGCTTCCTGCAACCTTTGCAGCTGTCCTCTCCGATCAGGTCAATCAGGTCACACTCAAGCACGCTTTAACCTCGTATACCGACCTCGCTGAAACCGAACACTACGAATGGCCGCTCTCGACGCTGCTTCCAAACGTTCTCTCAGAGTTCGACCTTCCCGACTGCTACGCAGCTCTGAAGTCGAAAAACCTGAAACAGATCGAACCGTGGGGCGCCGAAGCTTCCGGCCATTAATTTCGTTTCAAAGAAACCCTGAAGAAGAGACCAGAGGCCAAACAGCCGTCGATGGTTTCGACAGAAATGTCATTCAGGGTTGATGATTTTCAAGATCGCTTCGCAGCACATTTCGAATGTGCTGCGAAGCTTTTCAATGGAAGTGTTTACTCAACGATGAAGTCAATCATGTGCATCGTGGCGATTTGCTTCGCCACAACGTTTTGCCAGTCTGCATTTGCTCAACGTGAACGTCCGCTCACCCCAATCGCTGCAAAGCTGGAACCGAGCCGGTTTGAGACATACAAGACCGTCGAAGACCGCGAGCTGCGTCTGCACATCTTTGAGCCGGAGGAGTTAAAAAAGAGTGATCAGCGACCGGTCTTCCTGGTGATTCATGGAGGGGGCTGGACTGGTGGAAATCCACGTTCGTTCTATCCAATGGCGGACCACTTTGCACAACGAGGGATGCTTGCGATCAGCCTGGAATATCGCTTCATGAACAGAAAGCAGGGGACCACAGTTTTTGATTGCGTCGAAGACGCCCGCGATGCTGTGAGATATCTTCGCAAAAACGCAGAAAGGTTGAAAATCGACCCGAATCGAATTGTTGTTGCAGGTGCATCTGCGGGGGGACATCTGGCGTTGAGCACATCAATGTTCGATACGTTAATGCCCGACAGGTTCAACAAGAATGAACCTGAGGAGAAGACATCTTCACGAGCGAACGCTTTGGTGTTGCTATATCCTGTGATCGACACTTCAGAAGAGGGCTACGGACAGAAGAAAATCGGGGAACGCTGGCGGGAACTCTCTCCTGTTCACTCTATCAAAGAGCTGAAAAGTGACATGCCTCCGACGATCCTGTTTCACGGAACCGGCGATACCGTGACACCCTATGCCGGGGCAGCTGAGTTTCATCGCTTGATGGAAGAAAAGGGGAATCAGTGCGAACTGATCTCTCATCAAAATGGAGTTCACGGATATTTAATTTTCGATATTGATCTCTACAACGCAGGGATTATCAGAATCGAAAATTTCCTGACTGAACAAATGATGATCGAACCAATAGTTTTGAAGCGTCCTTAAAACGATGCTCGCAGCAGAAAGCAATTCGACTCCTGTAAAACCACCTGTCGCATCCGAGAGCAGAGAAGCTTTCCGATGGGCTCAAATAAAAAAAGAGCGATTGCAGCGGGAGGCAATCGCTCTTCTCGATGACTGGATTCACTTAAAGCGAATCAAGCCTTCATTTCTGATGTCACACAAATTTGCTCATTCGCAAATTGATGAATTTCCAGTGACTTAATGATTAATACGCTCTACGCATCATTCGTCGATATTGACGAGCTGCTCGGCGGTCGTAGCGATCATATCCGTATGAGTCGTGATACCCAAAATCACATGGGTCGACGATTACAGGTTGGACCACATCACATGCACAAGGTTGAATTGCGCCATTTGAATACTGGCCTGAGTGCTGACCTGAATACTGATCCACATCATCATAGATCGGACGGGCAGCTGTATAAGGCTGTGGTTCCGGACTGGTGTTATTGGTGTATGTTTGTGGAATATTGTTACCGTGTGACTGAGTCGATTCCTGACTCCAAACAGTGAGCGGCATGGTCTGTGAATACTGGCGTCCATCCCGGATATACACGATTGGGACTGGACCATTCGCTGTCCAGTTTCTCAGTGAATCACGAAACTCCGCACGGTTGACGTATTGCTGGTTATTAAACCGGACGATTCGGTCTCCTCGGCGAAGGCCAAAGCGGGCCGCAGGGCTGTTCGGTGTCACGCGTCCAACAACGATCCCCGTTGACGCAGACTCATCAAGCGAAATTCCTAACTGATTCACGTTGCCTCTTGCATTCACATCGCCTCGTGCCTTGATGTCGCCTTGACGATTATTTTTCATGCGGCGATTTGCCTTAGGGGCTGCTTCATCAAGTTTGTCCTGTGTCTGACGAACACGTTCTTCAACCTTGGGCGTCCCCGGTTGTGCCTCTCCGTTGGTTGCAGGTGCAGCCGGAATTGCGTCGAGATTATCATTCGCATTCTGTTTGATGTCTCGACGATTTTCGCGAGCATCTTCTTTTAAATCACGTGCTGATTCACGAGCATCCTCTTTTGCCCGCCGCGTCGCTTCGCGAGCGTCCTCTGCTGGATTGTCGACAGCTTCACGAGCCTCTTCGCGTGCATCACGAGTAGCCTCGCGTGCATCTTCTTTCGCGTCGCGAGCTTGCTCTCTGACATCTTCAGCCGTGTCATTGGCTTGGTCTCGAGCCTCAACTGGTGCAGGTTCCACCTGTGCGTGGGCTGCATGATGTCCGACACCGACGCCACCCGCGATCAGTGCTAGAGAGAGTGAATAGATTAAAGGTCTCATAGTCGTTTCCTCCATTTGAAAGTTGGAATACAAAAAGCGAGGTCCCTCGCTTATTGATATCAAGATCCCGCAACGACTGTGCCAATGCAGAAGAAGCTGAGCGACTTGAGCAAAAACGCGTGAATCAACACAGATTTCACACCTTCGAGATCGCAAAGCTCAACGGAGGCGATTGTTTCCACAAGAAATTGGCCGCCAAGCACTCAAGGCGATGTGCAATCACCCACCAACCACCACGCCCAACGTGATGCACCAGACTTCTGGAAAAGAGACATCCGATGAATGGTGCTGATGAATTTATTGATGAGTTCGCTCGCCTCTGAAGGAATCATTCAGTCGCAACTGGAGGGAATTGAAGGAGAGACCATGGGGGCTAAGAGCAGTTTGCTCCCCCGTGTATCCCCTATGAACGCGGTTCATCATCAATATTCCTGTTCACCACGAAGTAGAACCTGAACAACAATTCGAATGATGCTTTAGTTATCGCGAAGGCGACCATTTGGGAAGGTGACTGACTGCCTGTTTAGCCTGGTCAGAAGCTCCGAAGTTCCAGTCGTCGTAGAAGTCGCTGAGATCTTTCCCGACAGCATGAGAGAACATGACCAACCACAGGTCTTTCTTTTCCTGAAGCGTTCTCGGTTTTTTGTTTTGCGGAATTTCCTGATACTCCGCGAAGACTTTCTTGAATGGTTGCCATCCGAAATTTTGTTTCAGTTCGATATATGGAACAAGCTGTGGCCAGGGGCCTTCCAGTTTTCCAGTCTGTTCAAACTCGCGCCGCATTTTGGCGATATTAGCGGGCTGGACCTGTCCATGTTGAGTGGCTCCCGGAACGAGAGTGTCGAAAACGTACATCGAGAACAGATTGACGGTCACTTCGCCTAAGCCATCCCAAGTCCATTCCGGCTGTTGATGATTGTGTCCGATTTCATGAAAGACTCCCCAGTTCCCTTTTTCCTGCAGCGTTTGCAAATCGGTTGTTTCCAACGCCAGATTGAGAGGAGCCATAATCGGATACCCAGCATGCATGTAGCCAGCGGAAATCTGAACATCAGTCACAAACCGTTCAGGGTATTTTCGTTCGGGAGAGATCATTGCCAGATCGGCGCAGGTATCGAGCACCTGATTCCAAAAGCCCATCACTTGATCGGGGCGATTCAGTCCGCGAATCGCTTCACTCGGAACGGTGAGGATGAATCGATCGCTGGCAAGTTCTGCCCACGGGCCGGGGAGCGAGCGGATCTTCCTCCAGTCAGCAACTGATGTCTCACCAAGAATAAACAACGGAGAAGAAATTGCTCCGGAGATATCCACAACAATTTCACCCAGCTTGCAATCGTTGGGAACGACAACATAAATCAGCCCGCCAAAAGCGTTACCGACTTTTGTTTCGGTCTCTGTAATGGCGAATTTCCGAGTAATCTCAGGTGCGCGGTTCCATCCATCTTTGTGCCACAGCTTATCTTTGTGACAGCCAACCTGAATTCCTAAACCGGCTTGAACCGCAGAGGCCGGAACAGTGATCGTGATCACATCGCCGGCCTTTGCAAAGAGACCAGTGCTGTGCCATCGTGGAGTCTGCGTATTGATCGTCACTGTTTTGTCGGTCGGCTTGATCCGTTTCGCAGGTTGCTTCGGAAACTCTTCCGCTAAAGGGCTCGCTGTCAGCATCTCGATCGGCTGCCCCAAGGCCAGTCGTGTGTTAAGTGCGACTTGAAGCCGAGCGAGTGGTTGCGACCTTTTCACCTCATTCCGTCGTCCTGGAATGACAACTTCCCCCAGCTTCTGCTCCAGCATTTTCTGAAGCTGCGGGATAAAGAGTTCGTCGTCACCACGAATCGATTGCAATGTTCGAGAGATTGTTTCGACTGCGAGTTTGGCATCTGCACTTTGCGGATTCTCTTCAAGTGACTGCAACGCACCGACAGCGTGAGTACTTTCAGGAAGCGTCTCGGCGATCACAAACCGCTTATTTTCCGGAGAATTGAGAGTCAGAGAATCCCAAACGAGACCAGCTTGCGAGCCGATTATGTTGCCGGGAAAATCGTTGACGAGCGTTTCACCCTCTTTGGCATTGTACCCTTCCCAGACCCAGCCCGCAGAACCGAGCAGCAGCCCATTCCCGGCCTCGGCGAACTCAATCAGCTTCGTAGTCTCTTCTTTGGAAAGTAAACGAGGATCACAGATGACGAGATTGAGCCCTCGAAGGTTTGAAGACCAGTTCCCCGTTAGTTCTTTCGCTTTGAGTCCCGATTCTTTCAGACCATTCACAAGATCCCGGTTGTCAAGAACCCCGACTTGCAATTGCCTGGGTTGTGAATCATTCAATCCAGCGCACCACAACATCAAGTTGGAAACGAACTTTCCGGTTTGCCCAACCTGTGCATTCTTACGCGAGAAATATCCGTTGTGACCGAGTGCGACAAGGCGCCCTTTTCCCAAAGTTGCGGCTGCGACAAGTGCCGCAGGCTGACCACTTTTGGTTTCGCCAGTTGCGATCACAAATGCGTCGGGACCATACACACTCAATGAGCCAACAGTCCCGGGAACCGCGATCTCCGTGACACCCTCAACCAGCAATGATCGTTCTTTTTGATCAGCGGCAAAAGAATGCGAGTGAATCTGAAATCCGAGAGTCACTAAAACAACGAAGGTGCAGAGTCGACGCATTATAAATCCGAATTAAATATGCTGGAGCACTTTCAAGATGTTGCCAGATCATCAAGATCAACTCAGTTCGATGCGGTGTCCGAAGCGATTTCCTTGATTCTCAAGTTGCGAATTTTCACGACTGACTTGTGCCCCAGCAAACCGATATGCCCGGCAGTTCTCAGGACACCCGGATGTTCACGTTCATCCATCGCACCATCTTTGACCGCTTCAACGACGTTGCCATCAACAATCGTCTCTCCGTTCAGAATGACTGTCACTTGCGGACCGATGCATCGAATTTCTTGAGTATTCCATTCGCCGAGCGGCTTCAAATGCCCTTTCTTTGCGGGGATGACCCCATAAACCGAGCCATGAAACTGATAGGGCTTCAGTTTTCTGTATCTGGCATCGTCTTCATCCAGCAGCTGAATTTCCATTCCTTCCGTGGCTGCGTGAGCTTTTAAAGGCATACGGAGACCGATCCCGTTGTTTGAAGCAGGTGTCAGCAAGAATTCAAATCGAATGATGAAATCGCTGTATTCCTTCTCGGTGACCATGTTTCCACTCTTATCAGCGAGCGAAACAATCATTCCATCTTCGACTTTGTAAGATTCCTTGGCTCCAACCCAGCCATCGAGGGTTTTCCCATCAAACAATGACACAAAACCTTCTTCAGAGTCGGACTTTTTGCAGGCTGGATCGGCAGCAAGAGCAAATGGCTGATTCGAGATGATTATGGCGACAGTTAAGAGCGAAAGCGATGTTTTCATATTAAGTTCCTCACAGATTGACAGGTCACATCAGTTGTAGTCGATCTAACTCAAACCACAACCGGGAGCAGAGAGTTTGAATGGTTTCAACCGAGATTCCAATCAACACTGGATTCAAAGTGAACAACACGAGTAAACTTCGGTTGGAAGATCATCCAATGTGATGATCAACAGACAACAAGCGATCCGCTTTCTTTTGAAGTGTTTCGCAACCATTCTACTTGAGTCAAAGAACAATGAAGGTGCTCCTCGCTAATCCTCGTGGATTCTGTGCCGGTGTCAATATGGCCATCGAATGCCTGGAAGAATGTATTCGAGAATTCGGAACAAACATCTTTGTTTACCACGAGATTGTGCATAATCGCTACGTCGTCGAGAAATTCTCCAGCCAGGGTGTGAAGTTTGTCAACCACCTGAGTGAAGTCCCTGCAGGTTCCATTCTGCTTTACAGCGCCCATGGTGTCTCTCCCGAAATTCGGGCTGAAGCGAGACAGCGCGACCTGCGGACTATTGATGCCACCTGCCCACTGGTCACCAAAGTTCACCTGGAAGCGATCAAATACGCCAAGGCGAATTACAATATCATTCTCATCGGTCACGATGGTCATGATGAAGTCATTGGAACGATGGGAGAAGCACCAGAGAGTATCACCCTTGTCGAGACCCCCGACGATGTGGACCAGCTTTCATTTTCCCAGGACGATTCACTTGTGTACCTGACTCAAACCACATTGAGTGTCGAGGAAGCAAATCTGGTGATTGAACGCCTCAAGCAGCGTTACCCAAACATTGAGTCACCACCCAAAGAAGATATCTGCTACGCCACAACGAATCGCCAACATGCAGTCAAACAGCTGATTCAGCAAGCTGATCTGCTGCTCGTCCTCGGCAGTCAGAACAGTTCGAACAGCAAGCGACTCATGGAGATTGGTCTCGCAGAAGGGAAACAGGCATATCTGATCGACGGGAAAGACGAACTTCAGCCAGAATGGTTTGAAACCGTTGAAACGGTCATGATCACGGCAGGAGCGAGCGCTCCAGAAGTTGTTGTCCAAGACTGCCTGAATCATCTGAAAGAGGAATATGGGGCCACGATTGAAGAGATCACCACTCGTGAAGAGAATGTCACATTCCCGCTTCCTAAGGAATTGAGACAACTTCAATCGCTGCGAGAATAACCTGAGTCGATGAGTGAATCACCCGGTTGAAACTGTCTCGAAACGAGCAGGGGACTTCTGTTCCCTCTCGAAAGAGCAGGCTCGAATCTTGCTCCCTGATTAGTGGGATGCAGACTTCGAGTTTCCCGGGCGCTCGTCGAATTCAATAGTGCCTGATCATGAGACGCCGTTTCCACCACGCGACTGTTACACCCCGCAGAATTGCCCGACCTCAACGCGGACCTGCAAACCAGCCCACTAACAGAGTCGCAAACAGGGTTGCAATCTCGATTGTCGAACTCCTCGTCGCGTTGGCGATTATTGGGCTTCTGATGGCATTACTGGTTCCAGCTATCAGCCAGGTGCGTCTGTTGGCTCAGCGAACACGTTGCGTCAACAATTTACGAAACATCAGTTTTGGTCTCACGCAATTTGACCATTTACATAAGCGTCTGCCCGCCTCGGGAACTTACTTTGATCCAGACAACCAACCGAGCGAACCTCGACACAGCTGGGCGGTGTCGATCCTGCCTTGGATCAACCAGGGAAATCTTTACGACCAATGGGATCTGGAACAGGCTTTCAACAGCCCACACAATTTCCCTCTCACACAAACAAGTATTCCGATCTATCAATGCCCACTCGATCCATCGTTAAGCGGAGGTTCACACGGTGATCAGTCATATGCTGTGAATGGGGGTGTTGGATTCACTCATCGCACAAGGGAGGGTGTTGCTGACTGTCCGATCGATCGTGAAGGAAAGCAGATCGACTTCAACGGCGATGGACTCACCTGTACCGGAACAACAACCGACCAACTTGACCAGCAACTGTTCAAACGCATGGGACTCTTCTTTCTGGAAAACTGGAAGCAAGGGCAGACAAAACGGCACTATTCCATTGCAGAGATTATTGATGGCACATCGCAAACATTTCTTGTTAGCGAAAACATACGAACCGGATTCAATCCCGATCAGTTGAACCACTCTTTTGCCGACCCTCATCCCAGGCGGAGTGCGTTCTATATCGGTAGCCCATGCGAGAATGGCGATTGCACAGCTGCCTCTGTGAATTACCAACTGTGCAACCAAGGGCTGAACCGGATCAATGGAGGACTGACCTCTCCCGAAGGAAGCTCACCAGTCCCGAACAGCCTCCACGAGGGGGGCGTGAACATGGCGTATGCCGACGGGCATGTGGCGTTCTTGTCAGAGTCGATTGATGGGGCGGTTTACGCTGCACTGGCAAGCTCTCAAGGGCTTCTACTCGATAAAACATCGCTGCAACAGGTGATTATAGACGGAGACTTTTTTTGAAGTCCCTCACTCATCACGATCCCGACCAATTCGGTCACTTCCGCACACGTGAACTGCCCGCACTGCTGATCATTTTAGGAATCGCAACGTTACTGCGCTGCCATCTTCTGGGGGCAGTCAGCTTGTGGTACGACGAAGCCTGCTCCTTGCGGATCAGTCAATTCCCGACCTCGGAAATGCTCGATGCGATTTCTCGTGACGCCCATCCTCCTTTGTATTACTACGCACTCAAAGGTTGGACAATTTGCTTTGGAAATGCGACCCAGACTGTCCGATTGCTGAGCGTTCTTTTCGGGGTGAGTACAACTGCTGCAAGTTGGTGGCTTGTTCGAGAATTGAGTACGCCGAAATTCAATCACCCCTTCCAGCGGCGTGACGGAGTCGCCCCGTTACTGGCAGCCTTGTTGGTGGCGATAAATCCATTGCATATTGAACTCAGTCAGGAAGCGCGTCCTTACACGATGGGAACATTCTTCGCAGTGCTGGCTGCGACCTTTCTCGTCCGGGCAAACCGGAAGGACTCCAGTCACAAAATCCCTGTCAGACCCTCGACCTGGATCGCTTTTGGAGTTTGTACCGCAGCATTGTCGATGACACACTATTACGGATTATGGAGCGTTGGAGCGATGTTTCTGTTCGCCGCCGGCGTTGCCACTCAGCGAGGTGCGTGGAGAGGCTTGATGGCGAGCATTGCAGTCATCGGAATCAGCTGGGCTCCATGGTGGCAGACCTTCCTGTTTCAACATACTCGAGCAGTCGACCAACTCTGGTTCCCTCCACTGACGACGAATTCACTCCTTGAAACGGTCTTTCAAGCACTTGCGGGCGGCAAACATTCGGGACTGATTGAAATTCTGATTCCAGTCCTCTTCTTCTCCTGGTTTGCCATTGGAATCTTTTTCCTCTGTTCGCGTGAAACTAGCGATCCTCTGATCGGTCTCTGCATCATCAGCCCTTTGCTGACAGTCATTTTGTATTGCGTCTTGATCCGCAACATTCTCGGTGTGCGGTATCTGATTTTTGCTCAAACCTTTGTACTCATCGCAATTGCCATATTGATCGGCCGCATCAACAAGCGTCAATTTCAAATCGCTGTACTGGTTTCGGTTGTTGCATGGAACGGTTATTGGTGTTTAGAACTCACAAAGTCTCGCCTCGACGCGGCAAAATTTCCCGGTGGAATGAGCGCAGCCAACTACATCAACGAACAGGTTGTTGATGCCGCCCCATGTATCGCGAGTTCACCATTTGTCTTCACGCTCCTCGCCCCGCATGTGGAGGCGAAAAAAAACTTCATTGTCGAGTATCGCAGAGAGCACCGCGACGACTTGCTGTCCGGACCTTCGATTCAACAGAAAGACTTTTTCCGGACCGATTCAATTCTCCAGACTGAAAAACCGTCCAAAATCTGGGCAGTTGATGTTGTTGGATTGTTTGGGAAGTCGGTTCGTGTCAAACTCCCGAGTGACTACCAGATCTCTTCTGAAGCGCGATTCCCAGAACGCTATGGGTATCGAATCGACTACGTCATTCGAGAATATCGACTCATCGAAGAGCAACTGCCCGCCCGCTCATTTCCTTGAGACGCTGCTTCATACAAGCCACACACATTTGGTCCTGATAATGTCCCCTTGCGCACTCAGAATATTCCATCGATGCTCTGCTCAAAAGATCTTCTCTCTACTGATCATCCTCTTATCCCCAGTGGTCTGTCATTCGCAAACAACTGAACTACAAACCATCTTTTCGAAACTCGACAAAAACTCTGATGGAAAACTCAGCCTCGTGGAAGCGATTGGTTTGAAACCTGAAGGCCGAAAGAGAGGAGACTTCTACACTTCCGACCTCGATGAAAACGGGACACTCTCGCCGGACGAATATGAACTTTTCCACAACATCGGAAATCTCAAAAAACGCTCATCGATCCCCGACCCGATTCAAGAGCATTTTGAGAAGACTGTTCAGCATGTCTTGGCTTCAACGCAGAAGCAACGCGATGAAAACTCCAGCATCCAGATCGAACTGTGGGAAACGACGTTTGCAAAGAACTGGTGGGGGCCGCTCTATAAAGAGTTCGACAAGGATGAGTCGGGCAGGCTCACGGAAGAAGAAATACGCCATGGATTCTCAGTCGCTTTCGGAATCCATGATCACGATGGAATCCCATTACGTTTCGAAAACGGAACGCGTTTCGACTGGCGGCATCACTTCGTCACCGGTGACGCAAACGCTGATGGAAAACTCGACAAAGAGGAGTTCAAGAAGCTCATCCGAGCATACCAGCCGGAATTAAAAGAGCGATCCCTGGCGAGTGACGTCAACGGCGATGGCATCTACTCATGTGAAGAACTTCTCGCAGTTCCCTTTCATTCTCGTGACCCTCTGGCGGTCTTTCGCAAGCTGGATACAACAGAAGATGGAGCACTCGACCAAGCTGAAATCGCCACACTGCCGGCATGGCAACAAGGTTATATCCCGTGGGTGCTACAAGCGTTTGACATCAACCAAAATCAGAAATTGTCACTCACGGAGTTCCTGAGATCCCCCCTCGCAATTCCGTATCTGGATTGGTCACAACCAATGACAGACCTCAATCACGATGGAGTTCTGACTCTCGATGAATTCCATCCCGGTCGAGACTGGCAATTCCTCGGCATCTCCGCGATCTACTTCAGCCTTCTTGATGCAAACAATGATCAACGTCTCAACTTAAGTGAATTTCGATTCAAGGTCGAACCCGAGAATGTTCACTTTGAGGACTTCTTCGACTTCCTCGATGCGAACGCGAATGACGAAATTTCCTTCGCCGAATTCTTCCCCGCTGACAGCACAAAAGAATCCTCCGGACCGATATTCGTCAGCCACCAACATCTGTTTGAACGAGCGGATCGAAATGGGAGCGGCACGCTCTCCAGAGAGGAATTCGACTCGACTCCCCAACTGTTTCAGGCTTATCACTTAGAGCGTCAACTGCGATCAACATACATTGTGAAGTTCCAAAAACTCGACATCAACAAAGACGCTCAACTCAGCTTTGAAGAGATCTCACAAAACTCGCAGCCCAAGCATCTCGAAGCACTTCGATATGCGTTCAATCTTTTCGACGCCAATGCGGATGGGGTCCATGACTTCAATGAATTCATGTGCTACGAGGGTCGGTCGAACTCAGCCATTCGTGGCCC from Thalassoglobus polymorphus includes the following:
- a CDS encoding 3-keto-disaccharide hydrolase, giving the protein MKTSLSLLTVAIIISNQPFALAADPACKKSDSEEGFVSLFDGKTLDGWVGAKESYKVEDGMIVSLADKSGNMVTEKEYSDFIIRFEFLLTPASNNGIGLRMPLKAHAATEGMEIQLLDEDDARYRKLKPYQFHGSVYGVIPAKKGHLKPLGEWNTQEIRCIGPQVTVILNGETIVDGNVVEAVKDGAMDEREHPGVLRTAGHIGLLGHKSVVKIRNLRIKEIASDTASN
- a CDS encoding alpha/beta hydrolase family protein is translated as MSQSQQTPPPSIPTDFTRRDALTSLATIAAAGPMAFWSAPSVAVAQREYTPLNRYPRMVHEHFVRQVRIAGQVSKQRIAKLKTKEDAERHVKETQERIRESFGPEPERTPLNPRITGTVERDGYRIENIIFESRPGFPVTANIYVPTNKSGPFPGVVGTCGHSSNGKAAGSYQSFAQGLAKLGYICLIYDPIGQGERLQYPNEKLKSKIGVGVQEHLHAGNQQFLVGEFLGSWRAWDGIRALDYLLTRDDIDKTQVGVTGNSGGGTMTTWLSGVEDRWSMTAPSCFVTTFLRNMENELPADTEQCPPKALALGLDHCDFIAAMAPKPAIILAKEQDFFDVRGSEEAYSRLKHLYKLLGAEDNLALFYGPTPHGYSQENREAMYSWFNRATGMTPDQPGDKAKFDGVLRTAADLAFTAEPEITLEKDETLWCTPKGQVSTLEGTRTIFDFTRDTSQELAAKRKSHSGDALKVAVRDVLKLPKQPKSTPDFQIYRAIGSRGYPKKSATAYAVNTEPGIQAIVYRLLDQRLSSRPPQGGKRATLYVSHLSSDAELRNEELIQEMIKAEPDVPFFTCDVRGIGESMPDTCSPNSFHSSYGNDYFYSIHSIMLDRPYVGQKTLDVLRVLDWMKSFGHTEVHIVGNGWGGLPATFAAVLSDQVNQVTLKHALTSYTDLAETEHYEWPLSTLLPNVLSEFDLPDCYAALKSKNLKQIEPWGAEASGH
- a CDS encoding PDZ domain-containing protein, which codes for MRPLIYSLSLALIAGGVGVGHHAAHAQVEPAPVEARDQANDTAEDVREQARDAKEDAREATRDAREEAREAVDNPAEDAREATRRAKEDARESARDLKEDARENRRDIKQNANDNLDAIPAAPATNGEAQPGTPKVEERVRQTQDKLDEAAPKANRRMKNNRQGDIKARGDVNARGNVNQLGISLDESASTGIVVGRVTPNSPAARFGLRRGDRIVRFNNQQYVNRAEFRDSLRNWTANGPVPIVYIRDGRQYSQTMPLTVWSQESTQSHGNNIPQTYTNNTSPEPQPYTAARPIYDDVDQYSGQHSGQYSNGAIQPCACDVVQPVIVDPCDFGYHDSYGYDRYDRRAARQYRRMMRRAY
- a CDS encoding alpha/beta hydrolase; this translates as MSFRVDDFQDRFAAHFECAAKLFNGSVYSTMKSIMCIVAICFATTFCQSAFAQRERPLTPIAAKLEPSRFETYKTVEDRELRLHIFEPEELKKSDQRPVFLVIHGGGWTGGNPRSFYPMADHFAQRGMLAISLEYRFMNRKQGTTVFDCVEDARDAVRYLRKNAERLKIDPNRIVVAGASAGGHLALSTSMFDTLMPDRFNKNEPEEKTSSRANALVLLYPVIDTSEEGYGQKKIGERWRELSPVHSIKELKSDMPPTILFHGTGDTVTPYAGAAEFHRLMEEKGNQCELISHQNGVHGYLIFDIDLYNAGIIRIENFLTEQMMIEPIVLKRP
- a CDS encoding M60 family metallopeptidase, encoding MRRLCTFVVLVTLGFQIHSHSFAADQKERSLLVEGVTEIAVPGTVGSLSVYGPDAFVIATGETKSGQPAALVAAATLGKGRLVALGHNGYFSRKNAQVGQTGKFVSNLMLWCAGLNDSQPRQLQVGVLDNRDLVNGLKESGLKAKELTGNWSSNLRGLNLVICDPRLLSKEETTKLIEFAEAGNGLLLGSAGWVWEGYNAKEGETLVNDFPGNIIGSQAGLVWDSLTLNSPENKRFVIAETLPESTHAVGALQSLEENPQSADAKLAVETISRTLQSIRGDDELFIPQLQKMLEQKLGEVVIPGRRNEVKRSQPLARLQVALNTRLALGQPIEMLTASPLAEEFPKQPAKRIKPTDKTVTINTQTPRWHSTGLFAKAGDVITITVPASAVQAGLGIQVGCHKDKLWHKDGWNRAPEITRKFAITETETKVGNAFGGLIYVVVPNDCKLGEIVVDISGAISSPLFILGETSVADWRKIRSLPGPWAELASDRFILTVPSEAIRGLNRPDQVMGFWNQVLDTCADLAMISPERKYPERFVTDVQISAGYMHAGYPIMAPLNLALETTDLQTLQEKGNWGVFHEIGHNHQQPEWTWDGLGEVTVNLFSMYVFDTLVPGATQHGQVQPANIAKMRREFEQTGKLEGPWPQLVPYIELKQNFGWQPFKKVFAEYQEIPQNKKPRTLQEKKDLWLVMFSHAVGKDLSDFYDDWNFGASDQAKQAVSHLPKWSPSR